The segment GACCATAGTCCTCAAAGATGCGGATATCCGGATCGGAAAGATCATCATCAAGAAGCGCGAGGCGAAGTAGCCAGGGAAGTTATTTATAGCAAACGTTATTATACAACAGGCTCGTGAATAGCAGAGGTGGGGTGAGGACAATTACAGCTGATATAACCGATCTCCTAGAACAGTACCAAGAGCAGATAAACGCACGACTCGCGTGGTTCTTCGATGCTAAGATCGAGGAAGCGTCCGGTATTTCGAGGCACACGCGCGACGTGGTTGCCAGCGCGAAAGAGTACACGCTGCGCGGTGGTAAACGGCTCAGACCAATCTTCTGTATCTACGGCTACAAATGCCTGCGTGCGGATAACGAAGAGGCCATACTCGATGCGGCCATCTCGCTCGAGCTGATGCAGAGCTATCTTCTGATTCACGATGATATTATGGATGAGGATGAGCTGCGCCGCGGCAACAGGACTTTCCATATCCTCTGCAAGGAGCTTTGTGAGCGCGAATTTGGGGTAACGAAGGCGCATAAGTTCGGTGAGAATGTCGCAATAGTAGGTGGTGATTTATTGGAATCGTACGGCGCGGAGGTCTTAGCCACCTCGTCATTTAAGAGCGAGTATGTTCAGAAGGCACTGGCAGCGTACGCGAAAATCGTGAAGAACGTCGGTTACGGCCAGATCCTGGATCTCACGGCAGAACGTAAGGGTAGCTTCAGCGAGGATGAGATCCTCACGATCCACCATTTGAAGACCGCGAGCTACACCATCGAAGGGCCGCTCCACATTGGCGCGCTCCTCGCTGGCGCGACTGAGGCGGATTTGACTGTGCTCAGCACCTATGGCATCCCGCTGGGCCTGGCGTTCCAGATTCAGGACGATATTCTCGGTCTGTTCGGTTCGGCGGGTAAAACGGGCAAGCCGGTGGGCTCTGATATCCGCGAGGGCAAGAAGACGCTTCTGATCCTGCACGCGCTGGAGCGGTGCAGCGAGGCTGATAAAGCGGTCATCTTGAACGCGTTGGGCAACGATGCGGTGACGGATGGTAAGATCGAAGCGGTTCGCGCGATCGTCAGATCGACCGGCTCGCTCGAGTATTCGAAGGCGCTGGTACGAGAGCTGATCGAAAAGGCCGTTGCGACCATCTCAGGCTCCCGGTTCAGGGCCGAGGCGCAGGCGTTCCTGGTGGCGATTGCGGATTTCATTGGAAGACGGGATTACTAACAGAGCATTCAGGAATGTCGTGGTGGGTGGTCTTATTTGAAGGTCATGCATATGTTTTTTTCCCGGGTGCCGGTAAATAGAACCCAAAGTAACTTTTGCCGTGAGGACTTATTAACACTACTATCTCTGCAGGTGGGGTGCTTCACAGATGCGGTTAGTGGTGGGGGTTACGGGCGCGAGCGGCGTCATTTACGCCAAAAGACTGCTCGAGGTATTGAACGATACGGGCGTGGAAGTCGATTTGATCGTTACCGAGCCGGCGGCCTACCTGATCGACTATGAGCTTGGGCTCTCGTGTGCGGACTTTGCGGCACTCGCAACGACGCGGTGGGATATCGCGGACTTTGCGGCGGACATTGCCAGCGGCACGCAATCTCGCGACGGGCTGATCATCATTCCCTGCACGATGAACACCGTGGCGAAGATGGCGCACGGTATCGCGGATAATCTGCTCCTGCGTTGCAGCGAGGTGATGCTGAAGGAGAACCGGAAGCTTGTTATCGTGCCCCGGGAGACGCCGCTGCACGAGACGCATCTCGAGAATCTGCTCAGGCTGAGGCGGAGGGGCGTCACGATTATTCCACCCATAACCGCGTTTTATCATCACCCGGCGACGATCCTCGAGATGGTAGATTATATCATCGCCAAGATCCTTGACCAATTCGCCATTCCCCACGAACTGATCGAGCGGTGGCAGAAGCCAGAAGGAGGTAGCGCAGATGATGACTCACGCTGACCAGCATGAGTTACTCTTTGTCAAGTGGGGCGGTTCGCTCATTACGGAAAAGAGCGCACCCTTCACCCTCAACTACGGGGCGGTCACGCGGCTCGTGAAGGAGCTTAAGGACGCGCTTGAGGCAGATGCTCAGTTGCAGGTACTGATCGGGCACGGCGGTGGCTCGTTCCCGCATCCCGTTGCGCAGAGCTACAGGACCGGGGAGGGTTTCATCCAGGATACCAGCGTACGCGGGTTCGCGTTATGCCAGAATGCCGCGTCAACCTTAAATCGGCTCATTGTGGACCTCATGACGGATTACGCGATTAATGCGGTCTCCATCCAACCGTCGGCCTGCTGCATCACCACGAATGGTACAATCGTTGAATTCTTCACCCAGCCCCTGGAGGCTGCGCTCGAGCATGGTCTTGTCCCGGTCATCTTTGGTGATTGCGTCTTTGATACCGCGCGGGGTTGTGCAATTGTAAGCACGGAGCAGCTCTTCCTGCACTTAAGTGCTCTGCTCCAACCGGCGCGCGTGCTGATCCTTAGCCTGGTGAATGGTGTTTATACTGCTGATCCGCACAAAGATACGAGCGCGCGAATCATACCGGAAATCGAGCTTGAGCAGCTCGCGGATATCGAGGGCTATCTGAGCGGCTCGTATGCTGTGGATGTAACCGGCGGCATGGCGAGCAAAGTAAAGGAGCTTGTCAGGATCGCGAAGTGCGGTATTGAATGTGAGATCATGAGCGGAGCGCCCGGCAATCTGAAGCGAGCGTTAGCAGGCCAGCGCGGTATTGGCACCTGTATTAACCCGGTACAGAGACGTGGGCGTATAGAAAAGCTATAAACGAGGAGTACCAAGAGACTTACGTGCGGAAATGGAGAAGAAGCTAACGCTGGCGGATTTTGTGCGGTTGCTGAGCGAGTACGATATTGTTGAGTTAGAGGACGTCAAGATCCGTGGCGATATCGAACTGGAATTCGAAAGTACACGGGGCGTCACCTTACCACCGGTGCTTGATCAGGCGATACGGGCGGCACTCGGCCTACCCGGTGCGGCGGTTACGGCGGAGGCGGCCAAACCGGTAGAATACCGGCCGGTGGCCTTCGAAGCACGGCGAGTCGAATGGCCGGGAAAGATAGAGGAAGTCACGCTCGGAGCTACTGCGGCAGATGGTGGTACGCGCGCCAGCACGATAACGATCGGCGGCGAGCAAGCCTTACCGTTCTATATTTTCGACATGTCCATGCCGCATGCACCCGTTATCTCTCTCGATTGTTTTGATATGCCTGTCTCGCTTGCGAAAGCAGTGCGCTCTTTTTATGCGGACGTCATGGAAGATCCTGCGGAATGGGCGCGGAAGAATGTCCAGGAGTTCGGGGCGGAGATGGTAACTATCCATCTGATCAGCACGGATCCGATGCTTCGCGATACTCCGGCACGAGCGGCGGCGAAGACCGTAGAGGAGGTTTTACAGGCGGTGAAGGTGCCGTTGATCATCGGTGGCTCGGGCAATCCTGAAAAGGACCCGGAGGTGCTCGAGGCGGCGGCTGCGGCGGCGGCGGGTGAGCGCTGTCTCATCGCCTCGGCGAACCTGAATATGGACTACGAGCGTATAGCAAAGGCGGCCGTTACGTACGGGCACGCGGTGCTCTCGTGGACGCAGCTCGATATTAACGCGCAGAAGACCTTGAACCGGTACCTCTTCAAGCTCGGGGTGCCACGGGAGGACATCGTCATTGATCCCACGACGGCAGCGCTCGGCTATGGCCTGGATTACGCGTTCACCAATATCGAGCGGATCAGAATTGCGGCGTTAAAGGGCGATACCGATCTGGCCTTTCCCATTTCCTGCGGCATCACGAACGCCTGGGGTGCGCGCGAGGCGTGGATGAAAGAATCGCCGATCAAGGCGGATTCAGACTGGGGCCCGGCAGGGTACCGTGGTCTGGCATATGAGTTCATAACGGGCTTGACGCTGGGGCTTGCTGGTGGCGAGTTGTTCATGATGATGCATCCCCAAGCTGTAGCGGGAGTCAAGAGCATGACGCAGCTGCTGTTCGGAGCGCAGGAAGCGCCAGAAGCTGCACCGGCGATCTCGCTTGAGGATTGGGTCACGTGGTCAGGAGGTGCGGGTAATCGATGAAGCTGAAGAGCCCGATGGAGATCTGGAAGTATCTCCCGGGGACAAACTGTGGTGATTGTGGCGAGAAGACCTGCTTGGCGTTCGCGTCGCTGTTGAAGGAGCGCAGCAGGGTTTTAGCGGATTGTAAACCACTCTTTGCAGATGCGCAGTACGCAGAGAAGGCAGAGCAGCTGACAGACCTGTTAGCACCGGAGATTCGCGCAGTCACGATCGGCACAGGCACGAAAGCGCTGCAGATAGGCGGTGAGGACGTGCTGCATCGGCATGAACTCACCTTCTTCAATCGAACCGCGCTGGTGTTTGACGTCTGGGATACGCTGGACGAGGCTGCCGTGAGGGAGCGCGTACGCCGTATAGCGGCCTGGCAGAAGTTTTACGTTGGCGATTTCCTCATGGTTGATGCGATCGCGATTCGCGCCGTTTCGGGTGATGCGCAAGCGTTTGCAACCTGCGTGAAGCGGGTAGCAGCGGAGACGGACTTACCGCTCGTGCTCTGCTCGCTCGACCCGGTCGTTCTGGAAT is part of the Methanomicrobia archaeon genome and harbors:
- a CDS encoding polyprenyl synthetase family protein, yielding MNSRGGVRTITADITDLLEQYQEQINARLAWFFDAKIEEASGISRHTRDVVASAKEYTLRGGKRLRPIFCIYGYKCLRADNEEAILDAAISLELMQSYLLIHDDIMDEDELRRGNRTFHILCKELCEREFGVTKAHKFGENVAIVGGDLLESYGAEVLATSSFKSEYVQKALAAYAKIVKNVGYGQILDLTAERKGSFSEDEILTIHHLKTASYTIEGPLHIGALLAGATEADLTVLSTYGIPLGLAFQIQDDILGLFGSAGKTGKPVGSDIREGKKTLLILHALERCSEADKAVILNALGNDAVTDGKIEAVRAIVRSTGSLEYSKALVRELIEKAVATISGSRFRAEAQAFLVAIADFIGRRDY
- the cdhD gene encoding CO dehydrogenase/acetyl-CoA synthase subunit delta; its protein translation is MEKKLTLADFVRLLSEYDIVELEDVKIRGDIELEFESTRGVTLPPVLDQAIRAALGLPGAAVTAEAAKPVEYRPVAFEARRVEWPGKIEEVTLGATAADGGTRASTITIGGEQALPFYIFDMSMPHAPVISLDCFDMPVSLAKAVRSFYADVMEDPAEWARKNVQEFGAEMVTIHLISTDPMLRDTPARAAAKTVEEVLQAVKVPLIIGGSGNPEKDPEVLEAAAAAAAGERCLIASANLNMDYERIAKAAVTYGHAVLSWTQLDINAQKTLNRYLFKLGVPREDIVIDPTTAALGYGLDYAFTNIERIRIAALKGDTDLAFPISCGITNAWGAREAWMKESPIKADSDWGPAGYRGLAYEFITGLTLGLAGGELFMMMHPQAVAGVKSMTQLLFGAQEAPEAAPAISLEDWVTWSGGAGNR
- a CDS encoding UbiX family flavin prenyltransferase, with amino-acid sequence MRLVVGVTGASGVIYAKRLLEVLNDTGVEVDLIVTEPAAYLIDYELGLSCADFAALATTRWDIADFAADIASGTQSRDGLIIIPCTMNTVAKMAHGIADNLLLRCSEVMLKENRKLVIVPRETPLHETHLENLLRLRRRGVTIIPPITAFYHHPATILEMVDYIIAKILDQFAIPHELIERWQKPEGGSADDDSR
- a CDS encoding isopentenyl phosphate kinase family protein — protein: MMTHADQHELLFVKWGGSLITEKSAPFTLNYGAVTRLVKELKDALEADAQLQVLIGHGGGSFPHPVAQSYRTGEGFIQDTSVRGFALCQNAASTLNRLIVDLMTDYAINAVSIQPSACCITTNGTIVEFFTQPLEAALEHGLVPVIFGDCVFDTARGCAIVSTEQLFLHLSALLQPARVLILSLVNGVYTADPHKDTSARIIPEIELEQLADIEGYLSGSYAVDVTGGMASKVKELVRIAKCGIECEIMSGAPGNLKRALAGQRGIGTCINPVQRRGRIEKL